In Halobaculum sp. XH14, a single genomic region encodes these proteins:
- a CDS encoding glycoside hydrolase family 88 protein gives MSRTPDALLTAVGEGEVPARFAEPPDVDRAALRRARSDAIARIGENLDTFHDEFPGPSSDDLVYAPTDNRDGWTTSFWTGLCWLAYEVTGEARFREAAEAQLETFERRLESGDVETHDLGFLYTLSAVAGHRLTGTERYRSAALAAADLLVDRFWEAPGLIQAWGDHEAEEDTWNRGRMIVDTMMNLPLLFWASETTGDSTYASVAETHARTNAEHVVRADGSTFHTFKCDVETGAPIGGETAQGYDADSRWSRGQTWAIYGYALAADYTNERAYARLSARLANHYLSNVEADCVPRWDFDAPAEQDWRDSSAAAIAACGLDELARQLPLADRRAASYRNAALETLGSLAEHYTTEGLDSNGLLTEGAYDPTDGDYDECCIWGDYFYLEALVRATDQWDRYW, from the coding sequence ATGTCCCGCACTCCGGACGCGTTACTGACTGCCGTTGGGGAGGGTGAGGTTCCGGCCCGGTTCGCCGAGCCCCCCGACGTCGATCGGGCGGCTCTCCGGCGGGCGCGTTCCGACGCGATCGCCCGCATCGGCGAGAACCTCGACACGTTCCACGACGAGTTCCCCGGCCCCTCGAGCGACGACCTGGTCTACGCGCCGACCGACAACCGGGACGGCTGGACGACGTCGTTCTGGACGGGGCTGTGCTGGCTCGCGTACGAAGTGACGGGGGAAGCCCGGTTCCGCGAGGCCGCCGAGGCGCAACTGGAGACGTTCGAGCGACGCCTGGAGAGCGGCGACGTCGAGACCCACGACCTGGGGTTCCTGTACACGCTGTCGGCGGTCGCGGGCCACCGGCTCACCGGGACCGAACGGTACCGGTCGGCGGCGCTCGCGGCCGCCGACCTCCTCGTCGACCGGTTCTGGGAGGCGCCCGGCCTCATCCAGGCGTGGGGCGACCACGAGGCCGAAGAGGACACCTGGAACCGCGGACGCATGATCGTCGACACGATGATGAACCTCCCGCTGCTGTTCTGGGCGAGCGAGACGACGGGCGACTCGACGTACGCGTCGGTCGCGGAGACCCACGCCCGAACCAACGCGGAACACGTCGTTCGGGCGGACGGCTCGACGTTCCACACGTTCAAGTGCGACGTGGAGACGGGAGCGCCGATCGGCGGCGAGACGGCACAGGGGTACGACGCCGACTCGCGCTGGTCGCGCGGCCAGACGTGGGCGATCTACGGCTACGCGCTGGCGGCCGACTACACGAACGAACGGGCGTACGCTCGACTGTCGGCACGGCTCGCGAACCACTACCTCTCGAACGTCGAGGCCGACTGCGTCCCCCGCTGGGACTTCGACGCGCCGGCCGAGCAGGACTGGCGCGACTCCTCGGCGGCCGCCATCGCCGCCTGCGGGCTCGACGAACTCGCCCGTCAGCTCCCGCTCGCGGACCGCCGCGCCGCGAGCTACCGGAACGCCGCGCTGGAGACGCTGGGGAGCCTCGCGGAGCACTACACCACCGAGGGGCTGGACTCGAACGGGCTCCTGACCGAGGGGGCGTACGACCCGACGGACGGCGACTACGACGAGTGCTGCATCTGGGGCGACTACTTCTACCTCGAGGCGCTCGTCCGGGCGACCGACCAGTGGGACCGGTACTGGTGA
- a CDS encoding IclR family transcriptional regulator translates to MAENQSANLVKSARTTFRILELLKEKKEPTVTELTAEFDLSKSSIHNYLTTLERDGYVVKEGNAYRLGLKMLDLGGYAQHGQRIYDVAKDEVTALAEETGELANLLVEEHGKGIYLHRAHGEDAVKTDSYIGQEVYLHNTGLGNAILAHLPRDRVHEVLDEHGMPATTGSTITDRDELFDHLDEVRENGYALDDEARVKGLRCVAVPIINNDDEVEGAISVSGPTSRFQGDRFRERLPEKLQSVANVIELNITYT, encoded by the coding sequence ATGGCCGAGAACCAGTCGGCGAACCTCGTCAAGTCCGCGCGGACGACGTTTCGGATCCTCGAACTGCTCAAGGAGAAGAAGGAGCCCACGGTCACAGAGTTGACCGCGGAGTTCGACCTCTCGAAGAGCAGCATCCACAACTACCTGACCACGCTCGAGCGCGACGGCTACGTCGTGAAGGAGGGGAACGCCTACCGGCTCGGCCTCAAGATGCTCGACCTGGGCGGCTACGCGCAGCACGGACAGCGGATCTACGACGTCGCGAAGGACGAGGTCACGGCGCTGGCCGAGGAGACGGGGGAACTGGCGAACCTCCTCGTCGAGGAACACGGGAAGGGGATCTACCTCCATCGCGCCCACGGCGAGGACGCCGTCAAGACCGACTCGTACATCGGCCAGGAGGTGTATCTGCACAACACCGGCCTCGGGAACGCGATCCTCGCGCACCTCCCGCGGGACCGCGTCCACGAGGTTCTCGACGAACACGGGATGCCGGCGACGACCGGGAGCACCATCACGGACCGGGACGAACTGTTCGACCACCTCGACGAGGTGCGCGAGAACGGGTACGCGCTCGACGACGAGGCCCGCGTCAAGGGGCTGCGCTGTGTCGCCGTCCCGATCATCAACAACGACGACGAGGTCGAGGGGGCGATCAGCGTCTCCGGCCCGACCAGTCGGTTCCAGGGCGACCGGTTCCGGGAGCGGCTGCCCGAGAAGCTCCAGAGCGTGGCGAACGTGATCGAACTCAACATCACGTACACCTGA
- a CDS encoding biotin/lipoyl-containing protein, protein MGEIIHVPDDGPDGRTHGSIRWHADAGASVRKGDLIAEIDYRSGTATVVAAERGVLHETLVADGQDVVPGGPIGVIVESPEEFLGLPWGVASEVEASDLAEETDRETQDGNTA, encoded by the coding sequence ATGGGGGAGATCATCCACGTCCCCGACGACGGTCCCGACGGGCGAACGCATGGTTCGATCCGGTGGCACGCCGACGCGGGTGCGTCCGTCCGGAAGGGCGATCTGATCGCCGAGATCGACTACCGAAGCGGGACCGCGACTGTCGTGGCCGCCGAGCGGGGGGTCCTCCACGAGACCCTCGTCGCCGACGGTCAGGACGTCGTGCCCGGCGGGCCGATCGGCGTCATCGTCGAGTCACCCGAGGAGTTCCTTGGCCTCCCGTGGGGCGTCGCCTCGGAGGTCGAGGCGAGCGACCTCGCCGAGGAGACCGATCGGGAGACGCAGGACGGGAACACGGCCTGA
- a CDS encoding amidohydrolase family protein — protein sequence MSDLLLENVGRVVTGDPADPTKSVESIHVRDGVIEELGASATTADTVIDVRGTTVVPGLIDAHVHPVAGGYTPRQNTLGWCESYLHGGVTSMVSAGEIHHPGRPADAAGTKSLAVLNRKSYGNHRPGGVKLHAGTLVLTDDLAVEDVEEVRRQGVERTKIIFAMADLDHAHDLVARAKELGMVTMMHAGGASVPGTRSIGEEQFRRVEPDVALHFNGGPTAMPDDEWRALLADTDMDLELVVAGNQRTAGEILSTLADRDELDRLQIATDTPTGTGVVPCGMWLEASFLASTTDVSAAELVCLMTGTPAAHHGLDAGRIEPGRPADLCILDAPQGSAADDALGAIEHGDYPSVDTVLVDGEVLVDGSRNTGPAKRPAEIL from the coding sequence ATGTCCGATCTGCTGTTAGAAAACGTCGGTCGCGTCGTCACCGGCGACCCGGCGGACCCGACGAAATCGGTCGAATCGATCCACGTGCGCGACGGCGTCATCGAGGAGCTGGGAGCCTCCGCGACGACCGCCGACACCGTCATCGACGTGCGGGGGACGACCGTCGTCCCGGGGCTGATCGACGCCCACGTCCACCCGGTGGCGGGCGGGTACACGCCCAGACAGAACACGCTCGGCTGGTGTGAAAGCTACCTACACGGCGGCGTCACGTCGATGGTCTCGGCCGGCGAGATCCACCATCCGGGGCGGCCCGCCGACGCGGCGGGGACGAAGTCGCTCGCGGTGCTCAACCGGAAGTCGTACGGGAACCACCGGCCCGGCGGGGTGAAACTCCACGCCGGGACGCTCGTGCTCACGGACGATCTCGCGGTCGAGGACGTCGAGGAGGTCCGTCGGCAGGGCGTCGAGCGCACGAAGATCATCTTCGCCATGGCCGACCTCGATCACGCCCACGACCTCGTGGCCCGGGCGAAGGAGCTCGGCATGGTGACGATGATGCACGCGGGCGGCGCGAGCGTTCCGGGAACCCGGTCCATCGGCGAGGAACAGTTCAGGCGCGTCGAGCCCGACGTCGCGCTCCACTTCAACGGCGGCCCGACCGCGATGCCCGACGACGAGTGGCGAGCCCTCCTCGCGGACACGGACATGGATCTGGAACTCGTCGTCGCGGGGAACCAGCGGACCGCCGGCGAGATCCTGTCGACGCTCGCCGACCGCGACGAGCTTGACCGGCTTCAGATCGCCACGGACACGCCGACGGGCACCGGCGTCGTCCCGTGTGGGATGTGGCTGGAGGCCAGTTTCCTCGCGAGCACGACCGACGTGAGCGCGGCCGAACTCGTCTGTCTGATGACCGGCACGCCGGCCGCCCACCACGGCCTCGACGCGGGTCGGATCGAGCCGGGCCGTCCCGCCGACCTCTGTATCCTCGACGCGCCCCAGGGGAGCGCGGCAGACGACGCCCTCGGCGCGATCGAACACGGTGATTATCCCAGCGTCGACACCGTGCTCGTCGACGGGGAGGTGCTCGTTGACGGGAGTCGGAACACGGGCCCCGCGAAGCGACCGGCGGAGATCCTGTAA
- a CDS encoding cyclase family protein: protein MLLDLTQTLEEDVPYPAVCPPPSFGTVLDNRADDPLNVQQFSLSTHTGTHIDAVRHRFPDGESIDELPLERFTGESVVLDVSREEAGPVDAADLAAAVDRDDLSIRPDDVVLLYMGWGDKYGTDEYEIHPWLTTDAAAWLVDREVSLVGMDTITPDVPGPHRSDDWAETERWPVHEVLLGGDVLIAENLVNLDRIAGERVAVTAFPLKIRDGDGAQTRFVAETEHRVAPDEPRS, encoded by the coding sequence ATGCTGCTCGATCTCACCCAGACGCTCGAGGAGGACGTCCCGTACCCCGCGGTCTGCCCGCCGCCCTCGTTCGGCACGGTGCTGGACAACCGGGCCGACGATCCGCTCAACGTCCAGCAGTTCTCGCTGTCGACACACACCGGGACCCACATCGACGCGGTGCGCCACCGGTTCCCGGACGGCGAGTCGATCGACGAACTGCCCCTCGAACGGTTCACCGGCGAGTCGGTCGTCCTGGACGTTTCCAGGGAGGAGGCGGGCCCCGTGGACGCCGCGGACCTCGCGGCGGCCGTCGACCGCGACGACCTCTCGATCCGTCCAGACGACGTTGTGCTGCTGTACATGGGCTGGGGCGACAAGTACGGCACGGACGAGTACGAGATCCACCCGTGGCTGACGACGGACGCGGCCGCGTGGCTCGTCGACCGCGAGGTCTCGCTCGTCGGGATGGACACGATCACGCCCGACGTTCCCGGCCCCCACCGATCGGACGACTGGGCGGAGACCGAACGGTGGCCCGTGCACGAAGTGCTGCTCGGCGGTGACGTCCTCATCGCCGAGAACCTGGTCAACCTCGACCGCATCGCCGGCGAGCGCGTCGCGGTGACGGCGTTCCCGCTGAAGATCCGTGACGGCGACGGCGCACAGACCCGGTTCGTCGCCGAGACCGAACACCGAGTCGCACCCGACGAGCCCCGGAGCTAG
- a CDS encoding IclR family transcriptional regulator: MTDDEPQQPGVKTTETIVEIIETLRDLDGASAATLSDHLGMSRSWTYEHLVTLEKLEYVVNEDGTYRLGLRFLDHGKYVKSRMRIHQLVQSSIAHLAEETGELVRFGVEEHGRVFQLNEAAGERAVAVDRWLGEHTHMHYLALGKSMLAYMPESRVREILDRHGLPEMTNETITDEGKLFDELEEIRERDGISFIDSELEAGVRAVGAPIIHSEDIVGAISVSGPANRLKGPLFRETIPEQIRATTNEVELKLLTELE, encoded by the coding sequence ATGACCGACGACGAACCCCAACAACCAGGGGTGAAAACGACCGAAACGATCGTCGAGATAATCGAAACCCTGCGCGACCTCGACGGTGCGAGCGCCGCGACGCTGTCCGACCATCTCGGCATGTCGAGAAGCTGGACGTACGAGCACCTCGTCACGCTGGAGAAGCTGGAGTACGTCGTCAACGAGGACGGGACGTACCGACTGGGGTTGCGGTTCCTCGACCACGGCAAGTACGTCAAGAGCCGGATGCGGATCCACCAGCTCGTCCAGTCGTCGATCGCGCACCTCGCCGAGGAGACCGGCGAACTCGTTCGGTTCGGGGTCGAGGAACACGGGCGCGTCTTCCAGTTGAACGAGGCGGCCGGCGAGCGGGCCGTCGCCGTCGACCGGTGGCTCGGCGAGCACACGCACATGCACTATCTCGCGCTCGGCAAGTCGATGCTGGCGTACATGCCCGAGTCACGGGTCAGGGAGATCCTCGACCGCCACGGGCTGCCGGAGATGACGAACGAAACGATCACCGACGAGGGGAAGCTGTTCGACGAGCTGGAGGAGATCAGGGAGCGCGACGGGATCTCGTTCATCGACTCCGAGCTCGAAGCGGGCGTCAGGGCGGTCGGAGCGCCGATCATCCACTCGGAGGACATCGTCGGCGCGATCAGCGTCTCGGGGCCCGCGAACAGGCTGAAGGGGCCGCTGTTCCGCGAGACCATCCCCGAGCAGATCCGGGCGACGACCAACGAGGTCGAACTCAAGCTCCTCACCGAGCTCGAGTGA
- a CDS encoding dihydrodipicolinate synthase family protein produces the protein MNPFDTPGLLVPPMTPFAAGGDVDHEAYEEQIEYVLANCDPAAIPLLAVEAQEYRALSPAERAETVRRGAEIVDGRVPVIVGASAASPRRAIEFGRIATEVDADAVQLLIPRRLQGGATRVEELAAFFAEVGDALDLPIVAYHNPGPGASLTPDELVRLARVDAVAAFKESSRNARRVLTLIERIDRAGLANYYTTMELLLVTVLMGGSGGTMPAPPAVIASDLLAALADGDLEGALDRQRAFAEFPAGFLEHGFPAVMKAALAHVGVDAGVPLSPAGPLPAEVRARLADRLDAVGLAAHSASDRR, from the coding sequence GTGAACCCGTTCGACACGCCGGGGCTTCTCGTGCCGCCGATGACGCCGTTCGCTGCCGGCGGCGACGTCGACCACGAGGCCTACGAGGAACAGATCGAGTACGTCCTCGCGAACTGTGATCCGGCGGCGATCCCGCTGCTGGCCGTCGAAGCACAGGAGTACCGGGCGCTCTCACCCGCCGAGCGGGCCGAGACCGTCCGTCGGGGGGCGGAGATCGTCGACGGGCGCGTCCCGGTCATCGTCGGCGCGTCGGCCGCCAGTCCCCGCCGGGCGATCGAGTTCGGCCGGATCGCAACCGAGGTCGACGCCGACGCGGTCCAGCTTCTGATCCCCCGACGGCTCCAGGGCGGAGCCACGCGCGTCGAGGAACTGGCCGCGTTCTTCGCCGAGGTGGGTGACGCGCTCGACCTGCCGATAGTCGCGTACCACAACCCCGGTCCGGGCGCCTCGTTGACGCCGGACGAACTGGTCCGGCTGGCGAGAGTGGACGCGGTCGCGGCGTTCAAGGAGAGTTCGAGAAACGCCAGGCGCGTGCTCACCCTGATCGAGCGGATCGACCGTGCGGGGCTGGCGAACTACTACACGACGATGGAACTCCTGCTGGTCACCGTCCTCATGGGAGGGTCCGGCGGGACGATGCCCGCCCCGCCAGCCGTGATCGCGAGCGACCTCCTCGCGGCGCTCGCGGACGGCGACCTCGAGGGGGCCCTCGACCGCCAGCGGGCGTTCGCCGAGTTCCCGGCCGGCTTCCTCGAACACGGCTTCCCGGCGGTGATGAAAGCGGCGCTCGCACACGTCGGCGTCGACGCGGGGGTCCCCCTGTCTCCCGCCGGTCCCCTGCCGGCGGAAGTGCGCGCGCGCCTCGCGGACCGGCTGGACGCCGTCGGGCTGGCGGCCCACTCGGCGTCCGATCGCCGGTAA
- a CDS encoding dihydrodipicolinate synthase family protein has product MDSAISGVVAPVITPVEEGEIRPDRVDRSVEFTLECGCHAVVAAGTGVQETSTMSLEERREVIAATVEAVDGAVPVVAGVSFPSKPGTAALLEHAAREGADAVVAMPPWGLPPSGDAIVRYFEFVASESDLPVVAYNNPTVTADMSRETMAAVAALDGVTAVKESSRDWLKIGWLLERVRHAGHADVFTTMDVLLPTLQAGGGGAIIPPPATVPAMAVHEAYEAGDLEAAAEAQRTFGTFPPDAANGLTPTVKAAAERAGVSVGPPRWPYDRLPAEAHDDLEAWMDRVDVPRYD; this is encoded by the coding sequence ATGGATTCAGCGATCAGCGGCGTCGTCGCGCCCGTGATCACGCCGGTCGAGGAGGGCGAGATCCGGCCCGACCGCGTCGACCGAAGCGTCGAGTTCACGCTCGAGTGCGGCTGTCACGCGGTAGTGGCGGCCGGGACCGGCGTGCAGGAGACGTCCACGATGTCGCTCGAGGAGCGACGCGAGGTGATCGCCGCGACGGTCGAGGCGGTCGACGGCGCCGTGCCGGTCGTCGCCGGCGTCTCGTTCCCCTCGAAACCGGGGACCGCGGCGCTCCTCGAGCACGCCGCGCGGGAGGGGGCCGACGCGGTCGTCGCGATGCCGCCCTGGGGGCTCCCGCCGAGCGGCGACGCGATCGTGCGCTACTTCGAGTTCGTCGCCTCCGAGAGCGACCTGCCGGTGGTCGCGTACAACAACCCGACGGTGACCGCCGACATGTCGCGTGAGACGATGGCCGCGGTCGCCGCGCTCGACGGCGTCACCGCCGTGAAGGAGAGTTCGCGCGACTGGCTGAAGATCGGGTGGCTGCTCGAACGGGTCCGGCACGCGGGCCACGCTGACGTGTTCACCACGATGGACGTGCTGCTCCCGACGCTCCAGGCCGGCGGCGGCGGCGCCATCATTCCCCCGCCGGCGACCGTGCCCGCGATGGCGGTTCACGAGGCCTACGAGGCCGGAGACCTCGAGGCAGCCGCCGAGGCCCAGCGCACGTTCGGCACGTTCCCGCCGGACGCGGCGAACGGCCTCACCCCGACGGTGAAGGCGGCCGCCGAACGCGCCGGGGTGTCGGTCGGGCCACCGCGCTGGCCCTACGACCGGCTGCCGGCAGAGGCACACGACGACCTCGAGGCGTGGATGGACCGCGTCGACGTTCCGCGGTACGACTGA
- a CDS encoding MFS transporter, whose amino-acid sequence MSTFDGTRALRWLFGADGDVAGDRITQVMVVSAAVVVTGEYLVSPLLVDLAVLYGVSEAEVGRFMVAILLPQILLVPVLGMVADRLGRRTVLVPGLVLFSVTGGALALTRSFEVALALRLLQGVGFAAVMPLTMTVFGDVYDGSREATAQGVRNGGLGVVNVVSPAIAGLLFLSSWRYPFLLFLLGLPVALWAWVAMPDVRPERRSTVREYVTQLLGLLGRPTMALVLLSTVFRFALLFGVVTYVSALAVGELGLAVSLVGVVVSLKGVFALVGSTQVGRLVARVDAALVAAVSFAVAGVGVAAMGTSPSLTTLVAGLVVYGVGDGFLGPLQKTLVNAHAPDHLRAGAMSSASTTMNVGKLLGPVAVAALLPVVGTPSAFVALGAVVGVVGAGSMVALRWLVSR is encoded by the coding sequence ATGAGCACGTTCGACGGGACGCGGGCCCTCAGGTGGCTTTTCGGCGCCGACGGCGACGTCGCGGGGGACCGGATCACGCAGGTGATGGTCGTCTCGGCGGCGGTCGTCGTGACCGGCGAGTACCTCGTCAGCCCGTTGCTGGTCGACCTCGCCGTGCTCTACGGCGTTTCGGAGGCCGAGGTGGGCCGGTTCATGGTCGCGATCCTGCTCCCCCAGATCCTGCTCGTCCCGGTGCTGGGGATGGTGGCCGATCGGCTCGGTCGACGGACGGTCCTCGTCCCCGGCCTCGTACTGTTCTCGGTGACCGGCGGCGCGCTCGCGCTCACCCGGTCGTTCGAGGTCGCGCTCGCGCTCCGGCTCCTCCAGGGCGTCGGGTTCGCGGCCGTGATGCCGCTGACGATGACCGTCTTCGGCGACGTGTACGACGGGAGCCGGGAGGCGACCGCCCAGGGGGTTCGCAACGGCGGCCTGGGCGTCGTCAACGTGGTCTCCCCGGCGATCGCCGGGCTCCTCTTTCTGTCCTCCTGGCGGTACCCGTTCCTCCTGTTCCTGCTCGGCCTGCCGGTCGCGCTGTGGGCCTGGGTCGCGATGCCCGACGTCCGCCCCGAGCGGCGGTCGACGGTCCGCGAGTACGTCACACAGCTCCTGGGACTGCTCGGACGGCCGACGATGGCGCTCGTGCTGCTGTCGACGGTGTTCCGGTTCGCGCTCCTGTTCGGCGTCGTCACCTACGTCTCCGCGCTGGCGGTCGGCGAGCTCGGGCTGGCGGTGTCGCTCGTCGGCGTCGTCGTCTCGCTCAAGGGAGTGTTCGCGCTCGTCGGCTCCACCCAGGTCGGGCGGCTCGTCGCCCGTGTCGACGCCGCGCTCGTCGCCGCCGTCTCGTTCGCGGTCGCCGGCGTCGGCGTGGCAGCGATGGGCACCTCGCCGTCGCTCACGACCCTGGTCGCGGGGCTCGTCGTCTACGGCGTCGGCGACGGCTTCCTGGGCCCGCTCCAGAAGACGCTGGTGAACGCGCACGCCCCGGACCACCTCCGGGCCGGCGCGATGTCGAGCGCCAGCACGACGATGAACGTCGGGAAGCTACTCGGTCCCGTGGCCGTGGCGGCGCTCCTTCCGGTGGTCGGCACCCCGAGCGCGTTCGTCGCGCTCGGGGCCGTCGTGGGCGTGGTCGGGGCGGGTTCGATGGTCGCGCTCCGATGGCTCGTCTCCCGGTGA
- a CDS encoding branched-chain amino acid ABC transporter permease — protein sequence MASETVSGPKAFLENHWRKLVGVAAVALFALPFVFSGSRLYLFTLSFIYAILAFAAIAPIGYSGQLILSQGAFFGVGAYTFIKVANAGVPTWLAIPAAIVVTTAVAYALGKPATRATGIYLGIITLAFNEMFVLALDLFPGFFGGSIGMPSPDLYFPDALTAVVSIDVLYFYVALVAFVGSYLVIRRLVESEHGWALLALHEETIVAESVGIDTQRYRLLAFSLSGAICGLAGGIYAPITGYITPTLFNLDATIEIILAAVAGGITTVGGAIIGGMFVVFVPEVLRFLSEVRFIVYGVILIVLLIFVPEGIGGWIKERFE from the coding sequence ATGGCGAGCGAGACGGTGAGCGGGCCGAAGGCGTTCCTCGAGAACCACTGGCGCAAGCTGGTTGGCGTAGCAGCCGTCGCGCTGTTCGCGCTCCCGTTCGTATTCAGCGGGTCGAGGCTGTACCTGTTTACGCTCTCGTTCATCTACGCGATCCTGGCGTTCGCGGCGATTGCCCCGATCGGGTACTCCGGTCAGCTCATCCTCTCGCAGGGGGCATTCTTCGGCGTCGGAGCATACACGTTCATCAAAGTCGCCAACGCCGGCGTCCCGACGTGGCTCGCGATCCCGGCAGCGATCGTCGTCACGACCGCCGTCGCCTACGCGCTCGGGAAGCCGGCGACGCGCGCGACCGGCATCTATCTGGGGATCATCACGCTCGCGTTCAACGAGATGTTCGTCCTCGCGCTCGACCTCTTCCCCGGGTTCTTCGGCGGAAGCATCGGGATGCCGAGTCCTGACCTCTACTTCCCGGACGCGCTGACGGCGGTCGTCTCCATCGACGTGCTGTACTTCTACGTCGCGCTGGTGGCGTTCGTCGGCTCCTACCTCGTCATCAGGCGACTGGTCGAGTCCGAACACGGCTGGGCGCTCCTGGCGCTCCACGAGGAGACCATCGTCGCCGAGTCGGTCGGCATCGACACCCAGCGGTACCGGCTGCTCGCGTTCTCGCTGTCGGGGGCGATCTGCGGGCTCGCCGGCGGCATCTACGCCCCCATCACCGGCTACATCACCCCGACGTTGTTCAACCTCGACGCGACGATCGAGATCATCCTCGCCGCCGTCGCAGGTGGGATCACCACCGTCGGCGGGGCCATCATCGGCGGGATGTTCGTCGTGTTCGTTCCGGAGGTGCTTCGCTTCCTCAGCGAGGTCCGGTTCATCGTGTACGGCGTGATCCTCATCGTCCTGCTGATCTTCGTCCCGGAGGGGATCGGCGGGTGGATCAAGGAGCGGTTCGAGTGA
- a CDS encoding branched-chain amino acid ABC transporter permease, with protein MVLEQIPYAIATGLIFGFLLALTAVGLTLIFGVLDIPNFAQGEFAAFGGFGVIALMGFGIGLVPAIAIALVLTFVAGVAVERLIMAPLYDDDEFFLLSFFASFGIVIAFEELLRYYFGASLFRVSFPNLGSFQLFGGTITYNQVLVSVVAVLMLAALYLFTRYTYFGLAIRALANDKEGAKIIGVDEDRVYPITFGIGSFITGMTGVLYGILFPLSPSIGVELTAFAFVIVVVGGIGSFGGTIAASLLIGVIDSISSVVVGSRYRIFVVFLILFLILIARPTGLRGDS; from the coding sequence ATGGTGCTCGAACAGATCCCGTACGCGATCGCCACAGGGCTCATCTTCGGGTTCCTGCTCGCGCTGACGGCAGTCGGGCTGACGCTCATCTTCGGCGTCCTCGACATCCCCAACTTCGCGCAGGGGGAGTTCGCCGCCTTCGGCGGCTTCGGCGTCATCGCGCTGATGGGCTTTGGCATCGGTCTCGTCCCGGCCATCGCCATCGCGCTCGTGTTGACGTTCGTCGCCGGCGTCGCCGTCGAGCGACTCATCATGGCTCCGCTGTACGACGACGACGAGTTCTTCCTGCTCTCGTTCTTCGCCTCGTTCGGCATCGTCATCGCCTTCGAGGAGCTGTTGCGCTACTACTTCGGCGCGTCGTTGTTCCGGGTCTCCTTCCCGAACCTCGGGAGTTTCCAGCTGTTCGGCGGGACGATCACGTACAACCAGGTCCTCGTCTCGGTCGTCGCGGTGTTGATGCTCGCGGCGCTGTACCTGTTCACCCGGTACACGTACTTCGGGCTCGCGATCCGCGCGCTCGCGAACGACAAGGAAGGTGCCAAGATCATCGGCGTCGACGAGGACCGCGTCTACCCGATCACGTTCGGGATCGGATCGTTCATCACGGGGATGACGGGGGTGCTCTACGGTATCCTCTTCCCGCTCTCGCCGTCCATCGGCGTCGAACTCACGGCGTTCGCGTTCGTCATCGTCGTGGTCGGCGGCATCGGCAGCTTCGGCGGGACCATCGCCGCCAGCCTCCTCATCGGCGTCATCGACAGCATCTCGTCGGTCGTGGTCGGCAGCCGGTACCGCATCTTCGTCGTCTTCCTCATTCTGTTCCTCATCCTCATCGCCCGTCCCACGGGCCTGCGAGGTGATTCCTGA